CGAGCTTGCCGTCGATCATGATGTGACGGTGCACGATCAGCTGACGGGCCTGCGCGGTGGTGCGGGCGAAGCCGGCACGGAGCACGAGGGCGTCGAGGCGCTGCTCGAGGAGCTCGACCAGGTTCTCACCGGTCAGGCCCTTCGTCTTGCGGGCCTCTTCGAAGACGATGCGGAGCTGCTTCTCGCGGATGCCGTACTGGGCGCGCAGACGCTGCTTCTCACGGAGGCGGACGGCGTAGTCGCTGTCCGCACGACGGCGGGTGCGGCCGTGCTCACCGGGGCCGTAGGGGCGCTTCTCGAGGTAGCGGGCCGCCTTCGGCGTCAGCGGGATGCCGAGCGCGCGCGAGAGGCGGGTCTTGCTGCGGGTGCGTGACTTGGTAGACACAGGGTCCTTTTCTCTGTCTGAACTGAATGACTCGTCGGACACCACCCGTCCGCGGGCACTGCGTACCGGGGGCACTGCAAGCACGCGGGCGTGTTCGGTCCCGACGACGGGATCCAGAGGGATGAGCCTGTGGGATCGGACGGCTACAGTCCGAACCTCTGTCCCCGTACCGCCGGAGCGGGACTCTGTCCTCGGCGCAGCCGCACGCGAGGACCAGGACGTAGGCCCGGCAATGTTAGCAGTATCTGGACCCGCGGTGCCAGCACTACTCGCCGCGGGTGATCTTCCGGAGCCGCTCGAGGCGCGGACCGACCTCGCGCTCGTACCCGTTGCCGGTCGGCGTGTAGTACTCGGTGCCGTCGAGGACGTCGGGCAGGTACTGCTGTCGGGCCACCCCGTGCTCGGCGTCGTGCGAGTAGACGTAGCCCTTGCCGTGCCCGAGCCGCTTCGCCCCGGGGTAGTGCGCGTCACGGAGGTGCATCGGCACGACGCCCATCCGCCCGGCCTTGACGTCGGCGATCGCCGCGTTCACGCCGTTGTAGGACGCGTTCGACTTCGGAGCGGTGGCCAGGTACACGACCGCCTCGGCCAGGGGGATCCGGCCCTCGGGCATGCCGATGAGCTGGACGGCCTGCGCCGCGGCGACCGCTATGGGCAGTGCCTGCGGGTCCGCCATGCCGATGTCCTCGGACGCGGAGATGATGATGCGCCGCGCGATGAACCGCGGGTCCTCGCCCGCCTCGATCATGCGGGCCAGGTAGTGGAGCGCGGCGTCGACGTCGCTCCCCCGCACCGACTTGATGAAGGCGCTGATGACGTCGTAGTGCTCGTCGCCCTGGCGGTCGTAGCGGAGCAGCGCCCGGTCCACCGCGGCCGCCACGGTGTCCGCGTCGACGACCGGGACGGTGTCGACGCCGTCGAGCGGCGCGTCGTCGTCGTCCTCGGGGTCGGCAGCGGCCGCGATGGCCGAGGACGCCGCGGCCTCGAGCGCGGTCAGAGCGCGTCGGGCATCGCCGGAGGACAGCCGCACGATGGCCGCACGGGCGTCGTCACCGAGCACGACCGACC
The Curtobacterium citreum genome window above contains:
- the rpsD gene encoding 30S ribosomal protein S4 → MSTKSRTRSKTRLSRALGIPLTPKAARYLEKRPYGPGEHGRTRRRADSDYAVRLREKQRLRAQYGIREKQLRIVFEEARKTKGLTGENLVELLEQRLDALVLRAGFARTTAQARQLIVHRHIMIDGKLVDRPSFRVKEGQMIHVKQRSESLEPLQVAAAGGHLEVLPKVPGYLEVEIEKLQARLVRRPKRAEVPVTCEVQLVVEYYAAR
- a CDS encoding replication-associated recombination protein A, with the translated sequence MRAPTTGGRAGLAQGSVPLAVRMRPTSLDEVAGQQHLLGRGSPLVQLATGTRENPGGVSVILWGPPGTGKTTLAQAIARQSGREFVELSAVTAGVKDVREVMEKALTHRDLYGSTTVLFLDEIHRFSKAQQDALLPGVENGWVILIAATTENPSFSVISPLLSRSLLLTLKPLTDADLGMLVDRAVEDPRGLGGSVVLGDDARAAIVRLSSGDARRALTALEAAASSAIAAAADPEDDDDAPLDGVDTVPVVDADTVAAAVDRALLRYDRQGDEHYDVISAFIKSVRGSDVDAALHYLARMIEAGEDPRFIARRIIISASEDIGMADPQALPIAVAAAQAVQLIGMPEGRIPLAEAVVYLATAPKSNASYNGVNAAIADVKAGRMGVVPMHLRDAHYPGAKRLGHGKGYVYSHDAEHGVARQQYLPDVLDGTEYYTPTGNGYEREVGPRLERLRKITRGE